A portion of the Simkania negevensis Z genome contains these proteins:
- a CDS encoding glycosyltransferase family 32 protein produces MRSFLLWLTLPLLMIGCGKQQESDRKKNDFNSLMGANTSVWKFVETHEDFQNVRFFKEIYEKNKHLQFLKQEELSIPKVIHFIWVGPNPFPQESVQNVYSWVENHPNWTIKFWTDRKRPLPHPKMQLQLISEFQFEHLRDYYNDSDNYAEKSDLLRYEILNQEGGLYVDHDVKCFKPFTPFHYNFDLYCGLEPPHQPVLSSSISANNNIIGSIPRHPILAKCIANVEARWADVASAYPGDDKDSIIYRVGHRSFASFDDAVKELGQKSELRDIIFPAAYFNRIDDRFALYAHHYYASTWFEDESKFERNVRRRLVSISRKNNQILLFNAVILTANLFLFGCLVFQFRHIRRFTKNNK; encoded by the coding sequence ATGAGATCTTTTCTTTTATGGTTAACCCTCCCTCTCCTCATGATTGGATGTGGAAAGCAACAAGAGTCGGACCGAAAAAAAAATGACTTTAATTCGCTCATGGGAGCAAATACCTCTGTTTGGAAGTTTGTTGAGACACATGAAGATTTTCAAAATGTGCGCTTTTTCAAAGAAATCTATGAAAAAAATAAACATCTCCAATTTCTAAAACAAGAAGAGCTTTCCATTCCTAAGGTGATTCACTTTATCTGGGTAGGGCCAAACCCCTTTCCACAAGAGTCGGTCCAAAATGTCTATTCCTGGGTTGAAAACCATCCCAATTGGACCATCAAGTTTTGGACAGATCGAAAGCGTCCCTTACCTCATCCCAAAATGCAACTTCAGCTTATTTCTGAATTTCAATTTGAGCATTTACGTGATTATTACAACGACTCTGATAACTATGCAGAAAAATCTGATTTACTCCGTTACGAAATCTTGAATCAAGAAGGTGGACTCTATGTCGACCATGACGTGAAGTGTTTCAAACCATTTACCCCTTTTCACTACAATTTTGACCTCTATTGTGGGCTTGAGCCTCCCCATCAACCTGTTTTGAGCAGCTCCATCTCAGCCAACAACAATATTATCGGATCCATTCCTCGCCATCCAATTTTAGCAAAGTGCATTGCGAATGTGGAGGCAAGATGGGCTGATGTGGCCTCTGCCTATCCGGGTGATGATAAAGACTCGATCATTTATCGCGTAGGACACCGCAGCTTTGCTTCGTTTGATGATGCTGTCAAAGAATTAGGCCAGAAATCGGAGCTGAGAGATATCATCTTTCCAGCAGCCTACTTCAACCGGATTGATGACCGCTTTGCTCTCTATGCTCATCATTACTATGCTTCAACTTGGTTTGAGGATGAGTCAAAGTTTGAACGGAATGTCAGACGTCGGCTTGTTTCTATTTCCAGAAAAAATAACCAAATTCTCCTTTTCAACGCTGTGATTCTTACGGCCAACCTCTTCCTGTTTGGATGCTTGGTCTTTCAATTCCGCCATATCCGCCGTTTCACAAAAAATAATAAATGA
- a CDS encoding glycosyltransferase family 32 protein: MKKELLIFLFICPLVFIYVFSSQAKKSRAMGASKVTMQDSFEQLLGKNSVDWNYIQTRQDVQDLDFYKTVYKKNINYQYDSSPIFRIPKIVHLIWLGPRSFPIESVENIRTWQAHHPDWTFYFWTDRKRMPPCNNMKVIYIKDFEFKFLQAEYEESRNWGEKSDILRYEILYQKGGVYIDHDANCLRPFHGLHTGYDFYACLEMPHEEIDSLALTAGIGIIGAKPYHPVIRGAIQMISDRWKPITERFKGTDPLVQARLVSYRTYIALTLALRKNLNLPGNRDIIFPACYFYPKHGLPGFYSQHFYGTTWNNLGETPVEQQLMLKLRHLRNRDAKIIRVEIISLIAIVGCFILYFLMNQAMKKAARK; encoded by the coding sequence ATGAAAAAAGAACTTTTAATTTTTCTTTTCATTTGCCCTCTTGTTTTTATCTATGTTTTTTCTAGCCAAGCAAAAAAGTCTCGTGCCATGGGAGCTTCTAAGGTGACCATGCAAGATTCTTTTGAGCAACTATTGGGAAAAAATTCGGTTGACTGGAACTACATTCAGACACGACAAGACGTTCAAGATCTTGATTTTTACAAGACGGTTTATAAAAAGAACATCAATTATCAATACGATTCGAGTCCCATTTTTCGGATTCCAAAGATTGTCCATCTCATTTGGCTCGGTCCTCGCTCCTTTCCCATAGAATCTGTCGAAAACATTCGGACATGGCAAGCTCATCATCCTGATTGGACGTTTTATTTTTGGACAGACCGCAAACGGATGCCTCCCTGCAATAATATGAAGGTGATATACATTAAAGACTTTGAGTTTAAGTTTCTGCAAGCGGAGTACGAAGAGTCACGCAACTGGGGAGAAAAATCAGACATCTTAAGATATGAGATTCTCTACCAAAAAGGGGGAGTCTACATCGATCATGATGCTAACTGCCTTCGCCCTTTTCATGGGCTCCATACGGGCTATGATTTTTACGCATGTCTCGAGATGCCTCATGAAGAAATTGACTCACTTGCTTTGACGGCAGGAATTGGAATCATCGGTGCTAAGCCCTATCACCCTGTCATTAGGGGAGCGATTCAGATGATTTCCGATCGCTGGAAGCCGATAACAGAGCGGTTCAAAGGAACAGATCCCTTAGTTCAGGCTCGTCTTGTTTCTTATAGAACCTACATTGCATTGACCCTTGCCTTACGCAAAAATCTCAACCTTCCAGGGAATCGAGACATTATTTTCCCTGCATGCTATTTTTATCCTAAGCACGGACTTCCAGGTTTTTATTCTCAACATTTCTATGGAACGACGTGGAACAACCTCGGGGAGACCCCTGTGGAGCAACAGCTCATGCTGAAGTTGCGCCACTTGAGAAATCGAGATGCGAAAATCATTCGAGTCGAAATAATAAGTTTAATTGCGATTGTCGGATGTTTTATTTTATACTTTTTGATGAACCAAGCGATGAAAAAGGCTGCACGCAAATGA